The following nucleotide sequence is from Nothobranchius furzeri strain GRZ-AD chromosome 6, NfurGRZ-RIMD1, whole genome shotgun sequence.
AGGAACTGTTGAGTTTCTAAAGGAGTGGTTGCGACAAATCAAATAGTGGTAGAGAACGTCTCGCTTTTGAAGCTAACTTTTGCACGCTGAAGTGTAAACGACAAACAAGGATAGTCGTTTGCATTGTTTTCTTAGAAGAAACAAGATGAGTTTTATTTGATTTCATCTTAATCTGCAAATTGTAATCGTGTTTCTAAAAGGACAGCGCATTGAAGATTAGTGGTTTCTAACCCTTTTTGCttgaggacccctcctgcccgtgtccaagacaagccaggattTCCAACCACAATAAAAGTGATGAAAAACTCTTATGCAGTGTACAGCACGTTGATTATATAATTGGAATTTTACAAATGGAATCTTTATAAACCACAGGTCTAGATAGTGATACTCAGATGAACTGTTTACAGCTGGCAGAGAAAATATTATCTGGGTGGACCTTGAGCCATCCGACGTTTTCTAAAACAAGATGAAGCATGCGTTCTTTCAggatatttattattttatgaccAGTTTTGTATCTTTGGCTGAAGGCGACCAGCACAGCAAAAGTTAGTTTGTGCTAGAAACAAGTGGATTTGTCTGGTTGGCTTTCCCTTTCTGAGACGGGCTTCAACTGTTACACACCTGAGAGCCAAAGGACTACTTCTGTTTTAATTCTTATTtggattcaaaagtaaaactatTTGGAAAAGATGGAGAAAGGCAGATTCAAAGTTGTACCACAGATACATTGAGGTTAGAAACATAATTCAGTAATAATCCAAACATGTCACAATTTTTGTACATTGGCTTTTATGCATATTTGTTATGAATCTGAGAGGACAAGTTCCGTCACCGGTTTATGCTCGTCATTTTTCTAAACCTCACTGGGCTGTGACAGATTTCAAACCCAAGGTCACCATCTAACACTGTGATGACTGTCTGATGCAGTTAAACCCCCAGACCAAACATCTGTCTATATATATCTCTTATAGAAAGCACAGAGTTGTATTTTCTGTTCATATGAGAAGctaaaacaaaaatgtttataaatcCTTACTTTTTAAAATCTCCCTTTTCCTTACTAAAAATCCGGCATGTGTACGTACGCGCTCAGGAGGGACCAAAAACTATTTCATAGACTTGGCAACAGAGTGACTCATTTCACACAGGAAGCTGTTTTCATCCAGATGTTTTATttcaaacaacaaaaacagaagCAAACTATATGAATTTAGAATCAACTTTTATTGTAAAATGTGTCAAGAGTCGTGAGGGGAGGCGAGTTTTAGGAGGTGTCCATGGTTTGGATGGACTCCTCCACCAGCTCCAGGTCCAGTGGGTTCACAGCCTTGGTCAACACAGTTGTTGTTCCTCTTCGGTATTTGTAATCACCCGTTCTACAGCCAGGACAAAAGAAACCGTGTTTCAGTTGTTGAGTCTATTGTGATCATTTTAGACAACAGATTAAATGTGTGTAGGCACAACACGCAGCTTGTTTCATCCTATTGACACAGCAGAGCACGCTGGGTAAGTGCAGATGTGTTTGTGTTAAATTCAGACGAGTTAGTCTACAACCTACAAAACACTCCATCTACTCACAGCTGCAAGGCTCCATCATTTAGTCTTCAAGCAAAATAAGCAAGAGAACGAGTCACTGATGCACATTAAACATTAGAGTAGCACCCCCATACCAATGACCCAGAAGCTGTTGCAACATTTCAACGGCTGATATTCAACCAGACAGGAAGGGTTTGGATAACCGGACTGAGGACAAACAGCTCTCACCTGACACCCTTCTTGTTGGCCTCATCGTGGGGCCGGATGTAGTCCACACTGCCTTTAGTGATGACACACAGGTCAATGTTGCTGCCGGAGCCCAGGTCGTTGAAGATGCCTGCTGCGATGGCATCATGCACCAGCTGCTTGGCTTCTCCTTCCTTCAAAAAAACAACACAGAGGCTCGAGTGAAAGCTAGCACCACATCAGATCAACTCAGGTGTTCACAGCACACAGTTCTAACTCTGACTCATCACATGTGTGTGACTCACCTCCATGTTGGGCTTGTAGCGATCTTCAAACACAGCCATGGCAGCCAAGGAGCCAGAGCCTTCAGAAACAAACCACCAGATTAAATGTTCACCTTCAGGTTTGGTGCAGTAAAAACATCAACTTACAGCTGTTAAAGCAAGAGGCCGATGGCACCTATAGTTGTTGAGCGTTACTGTGGGAATCTAAACACTTAAAATCACCTTAGTCCCTTACAAACATAGAATTTTATGATAATCGCAGGAAACGGCAGCAATGATGTAATGCACGCTAACAAAGGTTCTGTTTATCATCAACGCCAAGTTTAAACCCTTAAATCTTACAAAACAGGAATTTTATTCAGGAGTTTCACAGACTTCCCCATCAGTAGTAAAACTTTTACTGATTAAATCTGTTTAGGGCTAAATTTTACCACCAACATTGAATTAGGAGGTTTAGAATCTGCTACCAACAAGTTATAATCGGACTAGATAGACAAGAAGACTGAACACATACCCAACTTACTTATACATGAAATCTACAGATGAATGTGAATAACGAAAACGAAAGTAAACAAGGGCAGTCAGTTTTgcctttgtaaacagaatcagctgagaagtGGCGCTTCTGGCCTTTAGAccagaagctcagatcaccagccaTCTTTTGGAGCAACTCGTGAAAAAGCTTAAGGATCGCGGCTTTAATCGGcataaaaaacaagttatgttCAAGCTGAAATGAAGTCTGTGAGTGGAGACGGTCCCTACACCCACTGTATACTGCCGTCACGTAATCGTTGGTGAAAAACACCTGATCGCTCCATGTTATTGCCACaggctgaccacttataaacagcCAAAGGCTCCCTGGTGCTGCCTCAGCTTTGCAGCACAGTAACACCGTAGTTTAATTAAACAGGCTGGAGTTGCAGGCAAGTTTTAATAATCCTTCGATTGCTGGCTGGTTAGGAGGAACAACCACTGGGTTCTTCTCTTCATCTGACCCGGGATGGAAACGTGTAAGGTGCTGCCGCATGCTGGTAGTGAATCTGTTGTATTTTATTGTAGTTGTACACATCTTTCCTTCAATCCCCCTGAGGAGTAAATCCCAAACTCAGTGGCTGAAGCTTAGAAACTAGCTTCGGCAGTCCATCCCCTAAAGTGTCCAGGTGGTACATGCAACTTTTATGATCCTGCCAAGCTTTGCAGCAGTTTTTTTTAAGGATTTATTTCTAGTCGTTTATAAACGTTTACAAATCAATGTTGAACTGGTACGTGTAACATTAAATGGTGAATGGGCGCAACCCTAGAGGAGAGACTGACCCATTGTTACGTAGGGCAGCTTATCTGTGGAGCCATGAGGGTAGATGCTGTACAGGTGAGGTCCGTTACAGTCCACTCCACCCAGGACCAGAGCAGCACCAATGTAACCCTGATACCTAAATAAACCAACACACACAAATATAGACACACACATACGTTGTGTACTTTTACAGGTCATAATGATAAACCCTTTAAAAGTGAAACTTgagaaattagaatatggtggaaAAAgctaatttatgtcagtaatgcATCGTAGAAgttgaaactaatacatgagaTACTCATTCcaggcaaagccagatatttcaagcctttagatCAGGGGTCTTCCATTCTggacctggagggccggtatccagcacgttttatggCGCTTACACTTTAGCGTTGGCACGGCCCCATAAGGTATCGAACggcaccggaatttggtttcacacgcaGGTCAGATTTGCGTTATCTGTGCCGAGGcaactctttttctcagaccttctccccagaggTCAGACTGGGACTGAGGCGACACTACGGACTAACTGGGAGTTGGTGGTGGGTTGTTCCCACATGCACGATTCATtctcatgctggatgctgttgagtaaacttctgtctgtagcatggAGCTGCCGTTAAGTGTGGGAATGGGAGAAAAGaatagctgtgagtgtgtgtgtgcgcctattctctgcatcggagctcttgccctagcgacagctgctcaggggagaaattagtgtgtgtggcacaagattttgaggacacacacagcaaattaataaaataatgtggtgtgagagagagagagagagagagagagagagagagagagagagagagagagagagagagagagagagagagagagagagagagagagagagagagagagagagagagagagagagagagagagagagagagagagagagagagagagagagagagagagagagagagagagagagagagagagagagagagagaggagagagagagagagagagagtgagtaatTTGAAAAAacctgaccggagcggaggcagtgactgacgcatgcacgagccgttttcagctctatcTTGTCAAAcgcaccacgtacgttatgaaAAAGTAACTTTGAATattaaaccgaaaaagaggcgagccgaagaaaacctagggagcactgaagaaacgtgagcaacagtgaggcaagcacagagagatccgttactgtctgtgtgtgtgcgtgggccgAACTGAGCTTccgactgcagagttttgtgtgtagggaggggcgggcgctttatgtgactggccaatcacagagcgtgaaagcagtcagttacccaatgaggatttttcttcagcacgattacagatatttacgagttttactcgtttcatgcttgtattcatcaaaaatgctttatccgtaccgtatcgtttcagacgagtatccgactcatccctagctgtaaccaccctgccctgccccgTCAGCCATGGCGGGCCTCCACGGCaatgcctatgtaagggaaacactggttTACCCTATGGAGCGGACTTTCCCGCGCGTATTAAGCGCtgcccacaggctcggggatttACGCATTCCTaagaagtccctcggatttatatgtgaacactacactgcCCGCGCCAGcccaaactcacgccatccagctcgaccatgccgacgctaatgtgtaagcatttctctgctccaacacacttaattcagtggttgaatcgcctgtgcagcagctcctcaggctctgtagaggcctgttaatcacctgctaattGAAATTAGGTGTGTTGAAATAGAAttacaactaaaacgtgctggatactggccctccaggcctggaactgaatacctctgctttagatggtctctcagtcataGCTGAATTAATGGAATAcagggacttttgcaccatattctcatttttgagtttcacctgtgtAGGTTTAACAGAAACATCTGAGTCTCTTGTGGATATTTAATGAGTTTTTCTAAAATATGATTTAGCAGATGTTATGTTCCAAAAAAAGAGTTAAACAGAGTTAAACCCAGAGTTGAGCAGTAGACTGTAAACCTACAACTGGAAGACGTACCTGAACAGCATCTGCTTAAGCATGCGATTGGCTGTGGCCACACGTGGCAGCCTTCCTGTAGACAGAGCGTGCAGTTCCAGGTTGGAGGAGATTATCTGAGTGGTCATCTCTGTGTCTGCAGCAGTTCCTGCCCCACAGCAGCTGCACAACAACAGAGTACAGCAGTCAGGGAGGCTCAAAAGCTAATCTTTTAGCACCACAAACTGAAACAAATTGAAGTAAGCTAATTTTTTCACAGTAGATTGATGCATCTGATCTGACCACACAGATCAATAAGATGTCTTATTAAATGTATGAGTAGAATATAAGGATTAGAGGTCaaccgatattggtttttctaatGTAGGAGACATGCTCTGCCCATTTTGACTGGCCGATTTTCTTGATATTcagacattttccaccttattttcatgccaAAATGTCACTATTAACATCAGTTTATGCACAAAATGTTTGAAGTTGAAtctgtttggtacaacagaaatgcTGGTTCTGAtaactgatgtttttattggtggaTCTCTAATAAAATCATATCAGAACAAAGCAGTGCAAGCCTTAAAGCCATAGTCGTCACTTACTAAATGTTGGGGGAGATGTAGTGGATCTTGGAGCAATTCTTGTCTGCCACAATCATGCCCTCAGTGGCTCTGGTGTCAGCTCCAAGAACAACGCCATCCTACGAACCAAAACTGCTGTTTGAGTTTTATAAACATTGCAGCACCTGCTGGAATCAGGCTACATTCAAACAGCAGACAAAAGTGGCCCAAGGACGAGAGGAAAACAACAGAGAACAGTGTCAGGGCACATATGCAACGTTCCAGGGTGTACTGGGAATATTCAGACTTTACATGAAAGCCAGATAGAGCCAACGCTTTCCAATTGAGTTATCCAgacactgtaaaaaacaaaacataaaaagtTTCTAGCTTCAGACAGTCATAGAGCCATTGTGATAAACTGGCCAATCAGCATGAAGCTTATTTAATATTTATGTCCTAGCTGGGTGGGCGGGGCAAATCACTCATTCTGCTGTAAAGTCGGGCgtccactgtgcaactttttcgctTTTTTAAGCCGATTTTACCCTCGTGGGAGATTCTACAAGATCAGGGCCAGTTTTGTGCTGAGCGTCATGTAGTACACGGGGTTAcaagaggtgattaacaccacgtgaccagctaccgatcagcaatcgtaagCTCGCATGGAATTCTGacgtgtttgaaattttgctcatccctcgtgggtagggttgggcattgagcaTCAATTGGAAACGGgatcaactgttagtttttcccgaaatcgttcaaagttttttattttgattcctagaataccgaccggaagaggaatccgcggccgatctccgtgaaaaataaacgtgatctgcaaattgtgatcaacgcttttcagagctgatcacaccagctgtctgtgtgcagcaccgagtcccccctccccccacccagatataaacaaacgcgtctgtcgAACTATTACTCCGTaacgtaaactttaactcctgcagcgtagaggaaacttgttcaaATACTTCAACACGGTGGatgtaatagaagctttaaagaacaaactctggatggtttgaggtgagtttgtctcactgcagaaataaaaacacacacggagcgtcagcagtcagacacagtctctcaccaacactcgtgtgtgtgtgagcgtcagaaagctgaacaataacctgtagaataataaaTGTCATCATGCTGGAGCAACTTTCTCTGATGTAGACCACAACAGCTTCCGTcgcaaaataaataagtaaataaatcacacacaaagttctgaacattttaattcctttttgaactatttctgttgagttttaatgtttaaaatctgttagattgttactgacagcagctgtatttcagtttcactttctgttctgactgaatgctgctgcagcatggaggtgtagttctcagtcatcctggacatgatcatcctgagagttttagctgaaaactgttggatgtttctggatatgttggagacatttagcctctcatcccagaggcttcttccagactttggttgtggtcagaaacaaacacactggttgtgctgcaagtctttttctttttttctccaaaacatatttttgtctgaatgaaggtgatgttgatgttcatagaattaatattcatgttgaagttaagataatttcttcaagtaggacctgtggttagctagctcatgtaaaacatgtcatgtcttgaaagaatcggaatcggaaatcaataggaactggaatcgaaacgaggaatcagaatcgttcaaaatcaaacgacgcccAACCCTACTCGTGAGGGTACTGCACTGTTGATGCAGCGCTGCGacacaaaaagtaccagaaccgctcacggcacacacacaaacatgcgtcATCGGAGCTTgctagctatttccctattaacacacacacacttcgttTATTTTTCTTCCTACACATTTTCCCCCGCACACAATGACAAGAATTGTCAAAAAGcgtgtttatgtcaaattaaactggtcAGAAAATattgatttactttctttcatctttctcacccaaccccataaatccctgtgtgtcctcctacagcactcccgaaggacaacagacatcaacaacacaaaaaagtccggcgtgttgtgtaaaaactgctattttttagcatatTTGTAGGTCCAATGTGTTGCTAACAGATTTACAGcgcgagcagtcaggtcgcatccgcgaACTGGGTcgcacagtgtgagcacatgactcgtgacatttgctctgcgaggaagtcgtacagtttgagctgaagctgagtgataCGGGTGAAAAAGTTGCAGCGTGTCCACCCAAATTAAGGCTTTACCAACCACAGAGTTTAATTTGGCCATTTTTTAGAGCTCCTGTCACATTATGAGCCTCCAAAAGTTTCATAAGCTTTATATAGGCTCGAAGAACAGTTTCCGATTGTAAAAAATAAGTAGCTCTAGAACCCCTTTAATACTTTAAAGAAGAATATTTAAAGCTATAGcttacatttaatttttattttgggACTTTTTATGAAGTTTCAAGGTAAAATATTTTATTGTGATTAATGAGCAAAAACGTTGAACCAGGTTTTAACTGTGAGGCAGAGGAACACATCTAGATGTTCTCAGTGTTCAGGGGTCTGTCCTACCAGAGGTTACAGCTTCGACCACTCACCTTGAAGACAACACCGCAGATTGTTGTTCCTGTTTTCCGAGCAGCAGGCAGGTTGAACCCCACCTTGTTAGCTTCTCCTTGCAAAATCGCGTTTCTAAAATCAAGTatatcattacagcatcatgagtaTTAGGGAGTAATTGTAGACGTTTACATGGTAAAGCTAACACTTTTTTATAGTAACATTGTTGTGCATTATTATTT
It contains:
- the psmb7 gene encoding proteasome subunit beta type-7, coding for MATVAVSRPPLGGFSFDNCKRNAILQGEANKVGFNLPAARKTGTTICGVVFKDGVVLGADTRATEGMIVADKNCSKIHYISPNIYCCGAGTAADTEMTTQIISSNLELHALSTGRLPRVATANRMLKQMLFRYQGYIGAALVLGGVDCNGPHLYSIYPHGSTDKLPYVTMGSGSLAAMAVFEDRYKPNMEEGEAKQLVHDAIAAGIFNDLGSGSNIDLCVITKGSVDYIRPHDEANKKGVRTGDYKYRRGTTTVLTKAVNPLDLELVEESIQTMDTS